The Loxodonta africana isolate mLoxAfr1 chromosome 14, mLoxAfr1.hap2, whole genome shotgun sequence DNA window GGAGTCATTTGCCATCTGTTACCCAAACCACTCGATAGACCACGACGTCCCCCGAGCCCATCTCCCCGTCTGCTCCCTGGACGCAGTGCACCCGCGGGAGCCCCTCACCGGACAAGGGAGTCCCTCTTTCCCGACAAGGCAACTCATGACCCTACATTTGGGGTTCTCAGTGGACAAGTGGCCGCCGCTGCTGACAAGAGAGCCCCTCACCCTACGGGGGGCAGTCTGGAGCCCCGCGTGTCTCCAGAATGGGGCGCTGCGGCTGGACAAATACCTAAACTTCCAGTGCCTCTTCGGCTGCTCAACAGGCGGCACTACCAGCCAGGAGCCCTCGATGAGGGCCGGGAGGCTGTAACCTCCTCTCAGAGCCCCGACTCCACGACGACACAACGCAGGCTAGCGGCCGCCAGGTGCGACCCCCGACCCTCCGGGCTCCGCGGGCTCGGCCTCCCCAGTACGCCTGCGCAGTCTCCACGGCGGCGGAGGTGGGGCTCTGGACACCCGCTGGCCGACAGCTCGTCCCAGAGTGCTTTGCGCGCGGGAGGGCCAGGCGCTCGCCCCGGAAGATAAAGCGGCCCGCGGGTTCCGCCCCGGAAGATAAGGCGGCTCGCGGCCGTCGCGTTTCCTCTTTCGTTCGCTCTCGTGAGCAGGTAAGACGTGAATACGGCGCTGCGGGGTCGGGTCCATCCGCTGCCATCCGTCGCCCTGGGGCCCGCGGGAAACCTCTTGCGACTCTCCTGTGGGGGCGCTGGGGCGCATGGCCGGGCTGGAGctgcggggcgggccggggctgGGGGCCAGGAGCCCTGGATGTCTGGCCGGCGGGAATGCCCGGTCCGCCCGCGCTAACAGTGAACGCTCTCCAGACCCGCCGCCATGGGCCGCGTAATCCGTGGACAGAGGAAGGGCGCGGGCTCCGTGTTCCGCGCGCACGTGAAGCACCGTAAGGGCGCCGCGCGACTGCGCGCCGTGGATTTCGCCGAGCGTCACGGTTACATCAAGGGCATTGTGAAGGTGCGGGGCGCCGGGacgggcggggggcgggggagcctGCCGGGACCCTGCCCTGACGCAGCCTCGGCCCGCAGGACATCATCCACGACCCGGGCCGCGGCGCGCCCCTCGCCAAAGTGGTCTTCCGGGACCCGTACCGGTTTAAGAAGCGGACGGAGCTGTTCATTGCAGCCGAGGGCATCCACACGGGCCAGTTCGTGTACTGCGGCAAGAAAGGTGAGCCTTGTGACTGTAAGGATGGGGTCCGGTGAGGATATGGGGTTGTCTGAGAAATCTCGGCTTCACCTGGGGACACCTGCGTGACCAAAAGGTAGCAGGAGACCTGCGGAAGCTGGACGTCTAGTGCTGTCTTGGCTCTACGGGGCCGCCCGGAGCGAGTGGGTTAAGGCGGCCACAGTGCTGCACTGACCCAGCTGCTTTGCCTCGCAGCCCAGCTCAACATCGGCAATGTCCTCCCGGTGGGCACCATGCCTGAGGGCACTATCGTGTGCTGTCTGGAGGAGAAGCCCGGGGACCGGGGCAAGCTGGCGCGAGCCTCCGGGAACTACGCCACCGTCATTTCCCACAACCCTGAGACCAAGAAGACCCGCGTGAAGCTGCCCTCAGGCTCCAAGAAGGTCATCTCCTCAGCCAACAGAGCCGTGGTTGGTGAGTGGCAGGCAGCGAGTAGCTAGTGGGTGGGTGTTCCAGCCTACGGCCAGTCATCACTGCCTGTTTGGCGAGTTCCAGCCTGTTACCTCTGGGCTCAGTCACTTGAGCACCTTAAGTGGGCTCTGAATTgtcttaatctgtaaaatggcacagtGGTCCCAGCGTCGCAGTTGGCTTAGGATTGAGTGAGCTTTGTCAGGCAGGGAGTGTGTTTTTCGTGGTGTAACGTGGACTGATGTAATTCTCACAGATTTATCCAGAGATAGTCATTTGTCCAAAGCCACACAGAAAGTGGGAAAAGGGATTTGATCTCAGGCTTGCTTGTTCACATTGTTGCTTTGCAACGCCTTTGAATCCCTGTGCCAAATCATGCCTGCACAGAGGCGGCTCTGGGGCGTGTTCATAAAAGGAGCAGACTCCTGGTTGTGTTGTAGTAGCTGCCCTGTGTGTGAGAGTAGGTTGAGTGACCTGTTTACAAAGGCAGAATTCTAAAAATGAAAGCTTACTGGAAAACCTCAAAGCACTTTTGGCATCCCAGATGATGCGGGTGAGGGCCTGGCATGACCCCAGGGAGCTTGAAGAAACTTGGCCGTCAGCACAGGCTGTGAATGGCTCCTTGGGACAGAAGGTCAAATGGGGTAGGCTGTCTTCTTGGTAGCTGTCAGTTACTGAGGCTCCTGGGGACAGCGTGGGAGTAGGAAGAGAAGATGATTAGTGCAGGGGACTAGGCATTGGCAAGGAACCAGCAGGGGAGCCTGTGTCTGGGGAGGATCTTGACTTGCAATGCATTGTCCTTGAGGTGAATGCTCTTTACCAGGTGTGGTGGCTGGTGGTGGCCGCATTGACAAGCCCATCCTGAAGGCTGGCCGTGCCTACCACAAGTATAAGGCCAAGAGGAATTGCTGGCCACGTGTGCGGGGTGTGGCCATGAACGTGAGTAGCCTAGAAATGGAGATGCAGGGGCCGAGAGGCTGGGTGGACAGTTGTCTTCCAGGAgcgtgcccccccccccccccgccgccccctgTAGGGGAATGACTTACAAGGGGATGCACCGGGGTGCTGCTTTGTAGTCTCAGGCCCATTTCTCCTGTCCTTGAGTTCTGGCAGGTGGGTTCACCCACACTAACACCGCTGTTCTCTTCCTGCAGCCTGTGGAGCATCCTTTTGGAGGTGGCAATCACCAGCACATCGGCAAGCCTTCCACCATCCGCAGAGATGCCCCTGCCGGTCGCAAAGTGGGTCTCATTGCTGCTCGCCGGACTGGACGACTCCGGGGAACCAagactgtgcaggagaaagagaaCTAGGGCTGGGGACCCAATAAAGCTTGTTCTCCTGCCACTTAGCTGTGCATTGTGCCTGTGGTTTCAGAGTGAAGGGCCTCCGCAGGGAGGATCCTGTTTTGGGGCTGGGCTGCAGTGTCACCTGTGGAAGATGCTGTAAATGCACCAGTGAGTGGTGGAAACTTTGGAGGAAAAGTCCACTGCAAGAGGAGAGGGGCATGCTGAGGGCTAGAGGCCAGGTTGGAGGGACAAGAGCAAGGGCCTGGTGCTCACCATCAGCCAGTGGATCAGTCCTCTTGCTGTGGTGCTTGGGCCCGAGGAGAATTTTGCAAGTAAGGAATTGAGTGCACAGAGCTCGTATTTGAGGCCCAGTGTGTGAGATGGAACTCCTGTACTTCCAAGCTTCCTGTTGGCCATTGTATGGCAAGGACCTGTGGTTACAACCTTCACCTGTCCAAACAGTGGGCGCACACGTCCCTGCAAGGCTACTGTTGGGGTGTCTGACATGCAGGTAGCGACATGGGTGTCGGGCCCACTGCTGGTCTGAGCACTGGGAGTCTTGTGTGCATAGGGCTTTTGGGGTATGGCTGGTGCTCCCAGTGGGCCCCGGGGGGTGGCAGGGTCGGGGGGAAAGACAACCTTTACAGCCAGGATGGCCAGGTGTGGTTTTGCCTCACAATTCTGCCTGTCCTTCCTCTGCTGGTCATCAGCAACAAGCTGCAGCTGCTCTGACCAGGCGGCCCACGCCCTGGATGTGGCAGGGGACCAGGCGCCTTTACTGGGGCTGAAGGTCCCATGCTCCTGGGCACCTTACCCTCTGGGTCAGGCCGCCTCATCTGCTCCTGCCTATCCTCTGACCTAGCAGGGAAAAGTGAGGTTAAGGTCAGTAATTCTAGGCATGGGGCTTTGCTGAACATCCAGAGAATAAATGGTGGTGAGCTTGGGGTCACCCAGCAGCCTTTGGGGCATCTGCCCTCCAGGGCCCCATCACGGCCTCAGGACTCTTTAGTGGAGAGCTCCAGAAAAGGCTAGATGGCTGTACACAGCTGACCAAAGGATGCAAATTGTTTCCCAAACCTGCCCTGGCCATCACCTACCCGCTCCCACCCAATTAGTCTCAGAGGTCAGGCTTTATCGCATATCTACCAACACCTTGGCTCACCTTGGACACTCCCTGATGGCAGGATATAGCCCTGACCCATGGGCACCAGCACTTGCACACAGCAGGCGTCCTGAGAGGCCCTTGGGTTCCTGGTCACCAGTCTTGCCCCATCCTGCCGTCAGTCTCTGCAAGGACTTTACCCTTGAAACTCCAACACCATGCCACAGGCATGGGGCTACTCCTGCACTCACCCACTCAGGTGTGGAGGCTCACTGTTGGGATGGAGATGAAGGGTGTGTAGCATGTCCTCTGCCCTGGGGAGGCCCACCATCAGTCTGAGCATGGCCTGGTGCACCTGTACCACTTGCGAAACAAGCAGATCAAAGCCAACAACCAGGATTGATGCTGCTCACGGAGCCAGGGATACTCCTTTCCTGGACACCGTCTGGAACCCCTGCCATGGCAGTTCCCCTCACAGCCCCTTCAAAGCCAGTGCAGCTGCAGGTGTTCCAAGCTACTGTCTGACTACTCATGCCCAGAAGTCTGCCAGGGACAGCCTCATGCAGGATGGAGGGATCCTTATTGGGTGAGTCCCTAAACCTTGTGTGTGAGAACAGATTATCTCAAGGTTGTCCCAAGGGGCTGTGTGGCTTCCAGGTGGGGTCCCTCCTGGGTGACAAAGCTATGCTGTGCTGCCAGGCAGGTTCCCATTCATAGCCCATGCCCACCTCTCATGTGAACCTTACCCCCATTTTTTGGTCTCATCTTCGTGATTGTGCTGGTGTGGtcctctctgcccttgggcaCCTCACCCCACCCAGGTGGTTCCTGTGGGGCTAGGACCTTGGTCTGGTCTCCTCTATTGTCATCCACAGCGCTGCCCCAAGCTCGGCAGATCACATTTACATCATGAAGAGTTTGGGTGTAGAGAAGGCAGGTGCAGCATTTCCTCCCAAGAACAGGCATCTGGAAGGAGGGTAAAATGGTGGCATTGGCTGTGAATCGCCACTGCTTTTCTGTTCCCTTCTGGGCAAAGTGGACTAGGGCTTTGGCCAAGGGAAGCTTCAGGGAGGGAAGTCATTCGGAAGGGCTTGCCTCAGGAGAGGGTACAGCTGGACTGAACGCAGTGGTGACATAAACCTTGGAAGAGCTCACCTAGCATATTTGAATGAAGGGTAAGAGCCCAGGAGCATTTGTGATGAAGCTTTTTTTCCCTCTGGGTACAAAACTCACGTGTACTCATGGTTAACAAATTCATCAAGAAGCTAAAGGAGCTTAAGGGCCCATTCCAGGCTCTGGGCCCAATTTAtcttcgtaattttttttttccctgaccctcacGTTTATAAGCCCCAAGCCCTACAAAACCTGGCTTCTCACCTTTTGGAAAACATGGAAGagttcaaagaagaaattgaaacccaacaatgcagtagttaagcgattggctgctaaccaaaaggctggcagtttgcatccaccattcactcctcggaaaccctatacggcagttctactctgtcctatatggttgttataaatcggaatcgactggacagcaatggatttttggtgtGGGTTAATCCCCGAGGTGAccactgccagcattttggtatCTGTATCTTGgtccatttatttttctgcaCAACTACGTTCTGTGTATCTCAGTTTCTCAGCCAGCTGACAGGTCAATATTAACGCTTATTCCTTCAGCTCTTGCACCATGGGAGTTGATCTCCCACTTGGGGTTGCTGAAAACAGAACGATCAGCTCCAACTTGTCACCGAATTCAAAAGGATGGACACGATTTCCCAAAATGGGACAGAGTTAGAGGATGTGGTGACAATGAGAGTATTCCTCAGGGGGGCCCTTTGCAGTTCCAGCCGTCCATCGGCTCTCCTGGCTCCCAGCCCTCCTCTCCCGTCCCTGCTGCTGCCCCACTCACAGGGCAAGACCCACTCTCTGCCAAGCACAGACCACAGGGTTTGCAGGGCCTGCCAAGTCTGGCCCATGATCTTCTCTGCAGACCAGGGCACCGCCCCTCAGAGTGGCCCTGCGGCAGGTCTGAGACGGCGTTGTGCAAGAAGCCCTGGGCATCAGCAAGCGGGGGCCCCGTGGCTAAATTCAAGGGGGTTGGAAAGACGAAATCGGGCTGGCTGCCCTTGGAACATCCATGAGGCCCTGGAGGCAAGAAAGTCTGCGATGGACAACCCTTAAGGGTGGACAGAGGCCTCTGAGACTAGTTAGCGTGGATTCTGGGCCCATTTACAGGGGTGCGACAATGGGTTACATCCTAAAACAGGATTCTTTGACCAGTAAGCATTTACTTAACATCCTGGGTGAGCACAGGATCTTGAGGGAAGGGTGGGGTTACCCGGCGCTTATCCTTTGTTGGTTGGGTGACATTAGCTGCTCACTAAACTAAAACTCACGGGAGAGATTTTCCCCCCAAAACAGAATTGCTATAAtctgttaatctttttttttttttttttttggttaatcttcaAGTTGGTCACCAAAGCCTTTGGCCATACAGTCCCTGCTCTGGGTCATGGTTCCAGACTGCCACCTGGTGACAGCTTTCTCAACTTTTACAGCATTGCTATTTACGGTTTTCGGAGAcccaaccctggtggtgtagtggttaaagagttaggctgctaaccaaaaagtaaggagttcgaatccactacacctccttggaaaccctatgaggctgttctgccctgtcctataaggtcgctctgTGTCGggatccactggacagcaacgggtttgggttttggtgctCGGTATGGTGGAccagaacctcataccaccgagatgCAACTTCCCCTACGTCCCAGAGCAGCTGCAGCGCGCCTGTAACCAGGACGGCGCGGGGCTCGGCTGGCGCGTCACTTCCGGCTCGATTCCGATTGGCGGGGCTGGCGGGGCAGGCGGGGCCTGGGCCGGTGGCCGCTCCTCCGCGGCGCTGAGGTGAGTGTGCGGGCCCGAGGGGGACGGGGCGGAGGTGGCCGCGGGGCCTACACAGGGGCGCCAGCCATGCCCACGCCACCCGCTGCAAAATCCTGCCTTCCCGCGCTGCTGCGGGCCTGGGGTCCCCCCGACCGTCGGCGACACCCCCCGCCCCAGGGTCCTGCCGACAGACCCCTCTCCAGCTCTGGGGCCCCCCGAACTGATCCCATGCCTCGCTCGGGACCTCCCCACGAGGATGCTTCCGCGCCCGGGGGTGCCTCGGACCCCTTCCTGTCGCCCGGTGACccgcccttcccctccccctgtcGTTAGTCCCCATCCCCCTCCAAACTCTTCCAATCCTCAAATCCCAGTCCGCGAAACGGGCCCGGCCTTCCTTCGCACACAGGCCCGGGGTCGTTTGTATTCATCTCCCCGTTTCCCGCCCACTAGGTTCCCCCACCACATGCCTCCTGTGTGTGTGGGGGGCGTCACCTGGCCTCCCGGGGACAGTTAATGccaaaacacacacgcacactttcCCGGCAACACTGAACTTGTTTCACCGCCCCATATCAATaatcctcccttttttttttgccccagcCCGTCCGGTAGGCCCCTGTGCCTTTAGCAGCCAGATTCTCAAAACAGTTGTCCCCTTAGATGTGCCCTCTCTCCGAGGCCACCCTCCCCACAGCCAagcagccaactttttggttcatATTTTagaggcctttttttttaaaggcttgaAACCTTTTTATTTGTCTCTTGGTCTTGTGTGTttttattgtcatactttagatgaaggtttacagagcaaactagtttctcattaaacagttaagacacatgttgttttgtgacattggttaccaacctcacGACAtgccaacattctccccttcttgaccttgggctccccattaccagcttttctgtcccctcctgccttattatccttgcccctgggctgctgtgctcatctagttttgttttatgggcctgtctaatctttggctgaagggtgaaccttgggagtgacttcattactgagctgtaagagtgtccaggggccatactcttggggtttctccagtctctgtcagaccaataagtctttttttttttttttttttgtgagttagaattttgttctatgtttttctccagctctgcctgggaccctgtattgtgattcctgtcagagcagttggtgatggtagctgggcaccatctagttatgctggactcagtctggtggaggctgtggcagttgaggtcctttagtcctttggactgtctttcccttgtgtctttggttttctttattctcccttgctccagacaggatgagaccagtggagtatcttagatggccgcttgcaagcttttaacgccccaggcgctactcaccaaagtagaacgtgggacatttactttataaactatgttattctagttgagctagatgttctccaagatcatggtccccagccctcatcccaataatttggtccctcagggatttcttttttttttttttccaaatctttaaaaaatatatacattttgagaatttttttaaaataaaagaacgTACATAGAATAGATTAAGAAATACCAGTGACTGGGATTGCCAGTTTCCTTTTTGCCACATTCGttccaagcctttttttttttttttaattgtgctttaggtgaaagtttacagctcaagttaatttctcatacgaaaatttgtacgcatgttgttatgtgaccctagttacaatccctgtaatgtgacagcacactccccctttccacccggggtttcccatgtccattcaaccagctcctatctctttctgctttctcatcctgcctctggacaggagctgcccatttagtctcatgtatctacttgaactaagaagcacactctttatgagtattattttatgtatatagtccagtctaacctttgtctgaagagtgggcttcggaatggttttagttctgggttaacagagcccGGGGGCCgtatcttctggggttcctctagtctcagaccgttaagtctggtctttttacgtaaatttgagttctgcaccacacttttctcctgctccgtcaaggACACTCTGTTGTTCCCTGTctgggcggtcattggtggtagtgggcaccatctagttcttcgagcctttatttatttactatttctttctttctttcttttttttattgtgctttaagtgaaagtttagaaatcaagtgaGCCTCtcaaacaaatatttatatacactttgctatgtactctcagttgctcttccctgaagagacagcacactccctctttccaccctgtattccacgtgtacattcagccagcttctgtcaccctttgccttctcctctcctctccagacaggagctgcccacatagtctcatgtgtctacttgagccaagaagctcactcttcaccagtataattttctatcttatagttcagtccaatccctgtctgaagagttggctttgggaatggttccagttttgggctaaaagaaggtctggggaccatgacctctggagtccttctagtctcagtcagaccgttaagtctggactttttacgagaatttcCTGCCCCATCTGggattctctgtcagggcagtcatcagttgtagctgggcaccgtctagtttttctggtctcaggctgatgtagtctctgatttatgtggccctttctgtctcttgggctcataattaccttgagtctttggtgttcttcattctcctttgctgcaggtggattgagaccaatagatgcatcttagatggctacttgctagtgtttgaaaccccagatgccactcaccaaagtgggatgcagaatgttttcttaatagattttattatgccagttgacatagatgtcccctgaaaccatggtccccagacccctgcccctgctactctgaccttcAAAGTGGTTGGTTTATTGAGAAAACTTCTTTTTCGTTTAGTCCAATtgcgctgacctctcctgtattgtgtgtctatcccttcacctaaaatactaattattgaatacccctttccctccctccctccccaccctcataaccatcaaagaatattttcttctctgtttaaactgtttctttagttcttataatagtggtctcatacaatatttgtccttttgcgactgactgatttcactcagcataatgccttccagattcctccatgttatgaaatgtttcacagactcttcgttgttctttattgatgcgtagtattctgttgtgtgaatatatcataatttatttatctgttcatttgttgatgggcaccttggttgcttccatctttttgctattgtaaacagtgctgcagtgaacatgggtgtgcttgtatctgttcgtgtaaaggctcttatttctctaggatatcttccaaggagtgggattgctggatcgtatggtagttctatttctagctttttaaggaagcgccaaatcaatttccaaagtggttgtaccattttacattcccaccaggagtgtataagtgttccagtctctccacaacctctccagcatttattattttgtgttttttggtttaatgccagccttattggagtgagatggtatctcattgcagttttgatttgcatttcattaatggctaatgatcgtgagcatttcctcatgtatctgttagctgcctgaatgtcgtctttggtgaagtgtctgttatatcctttgcccattttttaattaggttatttgtctttttgtagttgagtttttgcagtatcatgtagattttagacatcagacgccgattggaaatgtcacagctaaaaactttttcccagtctgtaggtcatcttttttactccctttggtgaagtctttggatgagcataggtgtttgatttttaggagcttccagttatctagtttctcttctggtgtttgtgcattgttagtaatgttttgtatactgtttatgccatgtatttgggctcctagtattgtccctatttttttct harbors:
- the RPL8 gene encoding large ribosomal subunit protein uL2, with the protein product MGRVIRGQRKGAGSVFRAHVKHRKGAARLRAVDFAERHGYIKGIVKDIIHDPGRGAPLAKVVFRDPYRFKKRTELFIAAEGIHTGQFVYCGKKAQLNIGNVLPVGTMPEGTIVCCLEEKPGDRGKLARASGNYATVISHNPETKKTRVKLPSGSKKVISSANRAVVGVVAGGGRIDKPILKAGRAYHKYKAKRNCWPRVRGVAMNPVEHPFGGGNHQHIGKPSTIRRDAPAGRKVGLIAARRTGRLRGTKTVQEKEN